A region from the Aegilops tauschii subsp. strangulata cultivar AL8/78 chromosome 5, Aet v6.0, whole genome shotgun sequence genome encodes:
- the LOC109735966 gene encoding uncharacterized protein produces the protein MAALTLSSQAMAHGSSTPHGGGAAVGCEGRSARSCLVLWRRRRAMEKEEGDVLQIRKGVSCFWPHDCDPSRGLRETGVTVRPAKKVTKDDDDDAGPRINNDITAPFLRLVTDEGHSVVPRHETLQLAARMGLDLVEVHRKTDPPVCKIMDFHKEKYNKDVKEKERLKTKSAIVLHGGDNKEVRFKAKTEIKDLKVKADAITRLMERGYRVKAAGRGGFDEHEGKAAASTPLSLRVGFASEVVHVSQWVLLHVGILSVVYVGEIHEAPSEQEVSVHLYSWPPLLVWSLPCPKSVHALVLLSDFIFSGLIRALLLFAPIRDNGHDMQQLRQQVHGNARSLRIAFHKSSSLSTISPIEQIQDVSIVESGPHLDSKHAYVIVRHVKFATKKGGKKASKAMEDAGKGTPSNTACESPATATNSGDKTSEHGLEVEDVDKTPAYYSRDSLAQKERQDRGVGGSNRDNMDNVSAGGNRINPSQGGSQSSEHGLGSRSGNSHMEKREKTNQDMVPEQTNRYASRRQQMGGVNQGRPPQDPRRNENEGRHRFNGNQRPLEQPSPPSARFSQGRPPQDPRRNENEARHRFNDNQRPLEQSSPPSPRLGQGRPPQDPRRNERRSHVPSSNNNQPPRFQQSNQNSGPLAGRDAGSPTPTARSLGVFSSRTQATTSEPKKADGASAAGKPSDTSPTKSFGIFSTPRK, from the exons ATGGCCGCCCTGACCTTGAGCTCGCAGGCCatggcgcatgggagcagcactcCCCATGGAGGAGGTGCAGCTGTGGGGTGTGAAGGGAGGAGTGCTCGGAGCTGCCTGGTGCTATGGCGGAGGAGGCGAGCGATGGAGAAGGAAGAAGGAGATGTGTTGCAGATAAGGAAAGGGGTGAGCTGTTTCTGGCCGCATGATTGCGATCCATCTCGCGGCTTGCGTGAGACTGGCGTAACGGTTCGGCCG GCCAAGAAGGTCACGAAGGACGATGACGACGACGCCGGCCCAAGGATCAACAACGACATCACCGCTCCCTTCCTCAGGCTCGTCACCGATGAAG GGCATAGCGTTGTCCCCAGGCATGAGACGCTTCAACTCGCTGCCAGGATGGGCTTGGACTTGGTTGAG GTCCACAGAAAAACAGATCCTCCTGTTTGCAAGATCATGGACTTTCACAAAGAGAAGTATAACAAAGATGTCAAGGAGAAAGAACGCTTAAAAACCAAG TCTGCTATTGTCTTGCATGGTGGAGATAACAAAGAAGTGCGGTTTAAGGCGAaaaca GAAATTAAAGACTTGAAGGTGAAAGCAGATGCAATTACCAGGCTAATGGAGCGTGGTTACAGGGTGAAG GCTGCGG GCCGTGGAGGCTTTGATGAGCACGAGGGGAAGGCCGCTGCTTCAACCCCGTTAAG CTTACGTGTGGGatttgcttcggaagttgtccacGTGAGTCAATGGGTGCTGCttcatgtgggcatcctttctgtgGTGTATGTTGGAGAG ATTCATGAAGCTCCAAGCGAGCAAGAAGTTTCAGTCCACCTTTACTCATGGCCTCCCCTTCTCGTCTG GTCTCTTCCTTGTCCAAA ATCTGTTCATGCCCTGGTATTGCTATCTGATTTCATCTTCTCTGGACTAATTAGGGCTTTGCTTTTGTTTGCACCAATTCGAGATAATGGTCATGACATGCAGCAGCTAAGACAACAAG TGCATGGCAATGCCCGCAG TTTAAGAATTGCTTTCCACAAAAGTTCATCTCTTTCTACAATTTCACCAATTGAACAGATACAAGATGTCTCTATTGTGGAAAGTGGGCCACATTTGGACTCCAAGCATGCATATGTTATTGTCAGGCATGTGAAGTTTGCAACCAAGAAAGGCGGAAAGAAAGCTAGCAAGGCCATGGAAGACGCGGGCAAAGGTACCCCCAGCAACACTGCCTGTGAATCACCAGCCACTGCTACTAATAGTGGGGACAAGACAAGTGAACATGGTTTGGAAGTTGAGGATGTTGACAAAACGCCAGCCTATTACTCTCGTGATTCTTTGGCGCAAAAAGAAAGGCAAGATAGAGGCGTTGGAGGCAGCAACCGCGATAACATGGACAACGTGAGTGCTGGAGGAAACAGGATTAACCCTAGTCAGGGGGGATCACAATCATCCGAACATGGACTTGGTTCTAGGAGTGGAAATTCTCACATGGAAAAGCGAGAGAAGACTAATCAGGATATGGTACCTGAGCAAACCAACAGGTATGCTAGCCGTAGACAGCAGATGGGAGGCGTTAACCAAGGCAGACCCCCGCAGGACCCGAGAAGAAATGAAAATGAAGGTCGCCACCGGTTCAACGGCAATCAAAGGCCTTTGGAACAGCCTAGCCCGCCATCGGCAAGGTTCAGCCAAGGCAGACCCCCACAGGACCCGAGAAGAAACGAAAATGAAGCCCGCCACCGGTTCAACGACAACCAGAGGCCTTTGGAACAGTCTAGCCCGCCATCGCCAAGGTTGGGCCAAGGCCGACCCCCACAGGACCCGAGAAGAAACGAGAGAAGGAGCCATGTCCCATCATCAAATAATAACCAGCCGCCACGATTCCAACAATCGAATCAGAACAGTGGACCATTAGCAGGCCGCGATGCAGGGAGTCCGACTCCAACAGCCAGGAGTTTGGGCGTCTTCAGCAGCCGAACGCAAGCCACAACATCCGAGCCGAAGAAGGCAGATGGTGCGTCCGCTGCTGGTAAGCCTTCCGATACCAGTCCGACCAAAAGCTTTGGAATATTTAGTACTCCCAGAAAGTGA